One Ooceraea biroi isolate clonal line C1 chromosome 6, Obir_v5.4, whole genome shotgun sequence genomic window carries:
- the LOC105284508 gene encoding uncharacterized protein LOC105284508: MNIIMTTNIIPIFEFVRVLEKNVSILRMENHNSDIDLKFRDKLELFGKLSCNLTGKLESLLYLSENYTSTSNDFKQFTNGIVGLWISVNKQIYDKCSKIRMASRTQSGVPLSLLLKKIKKEKSLTRESLHVHEGEYSREQLVKCYVLLDEIDDLINSLERCDDKLQHYLAVLKLTPFLVKLESVVDAYVSSIEISPINKSECLKLDAFAIVAKLLTGELLDNEPMDPYHVLMDNVPKKPVFIIKTKRRLDVPSISISETT, from the exons ATGAATATCATCATGACGACAAACATCATCCCAATTTTTGAATTCGTACGAGTACTCGAAAAGAat gtAAGCATCCTCAGGATGGAGAATCATAATTCGGACATCGACCTCAAGTTCCGTGATAAACTCGAATTGTTTGGTAAATTATCGTGCAATCTGACGGGCAAACTCGaatcattgttatatttatcggAGAATTACACCTCCACGAGCAACGATTTTAAACAGTTCACGAATGGGATTGTCGGTTTATGGATTTCCGTGAATAAGCAG ATCTATGATAAATGCTCCAAGATTCGAATGGCTAGTCGCACACAATCGGGAGTACCGTTATCGTTGCTccttaaaaagataaagaaagagaaatcttTAACAAGGGAGTCACTACATGTTCACGAGGGCGAGTATAGTCGCGAACAGCTCGTGAAGTGTTACGTTTTGCTCGATGAAATTGACGATCTGATTAACAGTCTGGAAAGGTGTGACGACAAG TTGCAACATTATTTAGCTGTACTGAAGTTGACTCCATTCCTTGTTAAGCTAGAATCTGTCGTGGACGCGTATGTCTCCAGCATTGAGATATCACCGATCAACAAATCCGAATGTTTGAAACTAGATGCTTTTGCAATCGTCGCGAAACTTCTCACCGGCGAGTTGTTAGATAATGAACCAATGGATCCGTATCATGTGCTAATGGATAACGTGCCTAAGAAACCAGTTTTCATCATAAAAACCAAACGCAGACTGGACGTGCCATCAATATCGATCTCGGAAACGACATGA